In Populus trichocarpa isolate Nisqually-1 chromosome 7, P.trichocarpa_v4.1, whole genome shotgun sequence, the following proteins share a genomic window:
- the LOC127905566 gene encoding peroxidase 56-like, protein MAIQKLFAVCFLQLVFAFLLAGLTNAGGLQLGFYQRACPDAELIVHQTLYRYVSRDRTLAAPLLRMHFHDCFIRGCEGSVLLSSTKNNQAEKDAIPNKTLRGFNVIDAVKSALEKKCPGVVSCADILALVARDAVLMIGGPRWDVPTGRRDGRVSIANEALFNLPSPFANITVLKQQFAATGLSVKDLAVLSGGHTIGIGHCTIISNRLYNFTGKGDTDPSLDPRYAAQLKNKCKPGNSNTVVEMDPGSFKSFDEDYYNIVAKRRGLFRSDAALLDDAETRGYVKFQSMTQGSTFAQDFAESMVKMGYIGVLTGEQGEIRKHCAVVN, encoded by the exons ATGGCTATTCAAAAGCTTTTCGCGGTCTGCTTTCTTCAACTCGTTTTCGCCTTTTTGCTTGCAGGCCTCACTAATGCAGGGGGGCTGCAACTCGGATTCTACCAGAGAGCATGTCCTGATGCAGAGCTTATAGTCCATCAAACTCTTTATCGTTACGTCTCTAGGGACCGAACCCTTGCTGCTCCTCTGCTACGAATGCATTTCCATGATTGCTTTATCAGG GGATGTGAGGGTTCTGTGCTCCTAAGTTCTACAAAGAATAATCAAGCTGAGAAAGACGCCATCCCAAATAAAACCTTAAGAGGGTTCAATGTCATTGATGCTGTAAAATCAGCACTAGAAAAGAAGTGTCCTGGTGTGGTTTCCTGTGCCGATATCTTGGCCTTGGTTGCTCGTGACGCGGTTCTAATG ATTGGCGGACCACGTTGGGATGTTCCCACAGGACGCAGAGACGGAAGGGTGTCGATTGCCAACGAGGCTTTATTCAATTTACCATCTCCTTTTGCCAACATAACTGTCCTGAAACAACAATTTGCTGCAACGGGTTTAAGTGTAAAGGACCTTGCAGTTTTATCAG GAGGACACACCATAGGAATTGGACACTGTACCATAATCTCGAACAGGTTGTACAATTTCACAGGCAAGGGAGATACTGACCCTTCATTGGACCCAAGATACGCTGCTCAACTGAAGAATAAATGTAAGCCTGGAAACTCCAACACAGTCGTTGAGATGGACCCTGGTAGCTTCAAGTCTTTCGACGAAGATTACTACAACATTGTAGCTAAAAGAAGAGGGCTATTCCGATCTGATGCAGCTCTTCTTGACGATGCTGAAACAAGAGGCTATGTCAAATTTCAGTCAATGACACAGGGATCCACTTTTGCACAAGATTTTGCTGAATCCATGGTGAAAATGGGTTACATTGGAGTCCTGACCGGCGAACAAGGCGAAATCAGGAAACATTGTGCTGTTGTGAATTAA